The following are encoded together in the Macadamia integrifolia cultivar HAES 741 chromosome 10, SCU_Mint_v3, whole genome shotgun sequence genome:
- the LOC122091160 gene encoding cytochrome c biogenesis CcmF C-terminal-like mitochondrial protein, whose translation MEWDGIERTRSASAIGSVFFLGGDKKVKKQAYPRPDRQLLGLPISPKLPPVFGPSCMRQKLVPRTVRRPSPTPAVMVRLRSTNTKKIQFTQRLPLGSELHMGKERCCLRGLDHLHGPTSHSICGNLMIYKPSLTNDRLMFEHDESLRADLLPINFPASYENGKLEHFPHRWMKNREHNNFWLTMFPEKRYFFSIRETTSTTEVAIHTNPFTDLYAPIGTGSSRTGGWYTTIMKLPFLFCIRIGFLLASSGGSRSLLRQLQKDKLHWNRESSVEFIIA comes from the coding sequence ATGGAATGGGATGGAATAGAAAGAACGCGAAGCGCTAGCGCTATAGGgtcggttttttttttggggggggataAGAAGGTGAAGAAGCAAGCTTATCCCCGCCCCGACCGGCAGCTGCTGGGTCTCCCCATCTCTCCTAAACTTCCCCCGGTCTTCGGCCCGAGCTGTATGAGGCAGAAACTCGTCCCACGTACGGTTCGGAGGCCGAGCCCCACCCCAGCAGTAATGGTGCGGCTTAGGTCAACTAACACAAAGAAGATACAGTTCACTCAACGATTGCCTTTGGGTTCCGAACTCCATATGGGGAAGGAGCGTTGTTGTTTGCGAGGTCTCGATCATTTACATGGACCCACTTCTCATTCCATTTGTGGGAATTTGATGATCTATAAACCGTCCCTAACGAACGATCGGCTCATGTTTGAGCATGATGAATCACTTCGTGCCGACCTGTTGCCAATAAACTTTCCGGCCTCATATGAGAATGGAAAACTGGAGCATTTTCCGCATCGGTGGATGAAGAATCGCGAACATAATAATTTCTGGTTGACCATGTTCCCAGAAAAAAGATACTTTTTTTCTATTCGAGAAACGACGAGCACGACTGAAGTGGCTATACATACAAATCCATTTACGGATCTATATGCTCCGATTGGAACTGGAAGTTCCAGAACAGGCGGCTGGTATACCACCATAATGAAActgccttttcttttttgtattcGGATAGGATTTCTGTTGGCTTCGTCGGGAGGCTCGCGTAGTTTGTTACGTCAACTCCAAAAGGATAAGTTGCATTGGAATCGAGAAAGTTCCGTGGAGTTCATAATTGCATAA
- the LOC122091159 gene encoding cytochrome c biogenesis CcmF C-terminal-like mitochondrial protein, with the protein MVQLQNFFFFITSMVVPRGTAAPVLLKWFVSRDVPTGAPSSNGTIIPIPIPEFPLLVYLHSRKFIRSMDGAKSGVLVRASRPILLPDIIGRSSSETRARNASFRFVPVLHFLLLESKGDLSYLESFCGVLCLLFFRTLFSLPRDRSAKRERARRRKRQTLRPNGNEQRRNDKMRCPGHPHLERRVEGFGPVAFPVPPSSGGACVGGVPPEIGLEALALPTSRQLMAVGHDYYQKAPMKIHISHGGVCIFMLGVLLSCDPAAYVRPVAHASYLFRAGGVNSDSIRVFNPAAEMLS; encoded by the coding sequence ATGGTCCAACTACAgaacttcttctttttcattacTTCCATGGTCGTGCCTCGTGGCACGGCAGCACCCGTACTATTGAAATGGTTCGTCAGTAGAGATGTTCCCACAGGTGCCCCTTCTTCCAATGGTACTATAATTCCTATTCCTATCCCTGAATTCCCTCTTTTGGTCTATCTACATTCCAGGAAATTCATACGCTCCATGGACGGAGCAAAAAGTGGAGTGTTGGTCAGAGCAAGCCGCCCTATTCTATTACCAGACATAATTGGGAGAAGCTCATCCGAAACTAGAGCTAGAAACGCCTCATTTCGTTTCGTACCCgttcttcatttccttcttcTCGAATCCAAGGGGGACTTGTCATATTTAGAATCTTTCTGCGGTGTGCTCTGTTTACTATTCTTTCGTACTCTCTTCTCTTTACCACGCGATAGGTCAGCGAAGCGTGAGCGGGCGCGGAGAAGGAAACGCCAAACACTTCGGCCTAACGGGAATGAGCAACGACGAAATGACAAGATGAGGTGCCCCGGGCACCCCCATTTAGAAAGAAGGGTCGAAGGTTTTGGGCCTGTAGCTTTCCCCGTCCCCCCTTCGTCGGGTGGTGCTTGTGTGGGGGGTGTGCCACCAGAAATCGGGCTTGAAGCTCTCGCCTTACCAACGAGCCGACAGCTGATGGCTGTTGGTCACGACTACTACCAAAAAGCTCCAATGAAGATTCATATTTCACATGGAGGAGTGTGCATCTTTATGTTGGGTGTTCTTCTGTCGTGCGACCCGGCGGCTTATGTGCGACCTGTGGCCCACGCCTCCTATTTGTTCAGGGCGGGCGGCGTGAACTCTGATTCGATCCGGGTATTCAATCCCGCCGCTGAGATGCTCAGTTGA